A region from the Deltaproteobacteria bacterium genome encodes:
- a CDS encoding ABC transporter ATP-binding protein, giving the protein MSEIIRLESVQKKYKLGNTEIHALKGINFKLRKGDFRAVLGPSGSGKSTLLQLVATLDKPDDGKIFFVDQDLSLLSEDQKSDLRNRNITMIFQSFNLIPSLTVQENVYLPLSVRNDLTESEKNQRVQSALNDVGLSDFLKNQPDQLSGGQRQRVAIARALVPGPELILADEPTANLDTKTAHQIIDLLLDLNQKRQVTFLFATHDEKLISRVRDLTWIEDGQLRAN; this is encoded by the coding sequence ATGAGTGAAATTATCCGCCTTGAATCCGTTCAAAAAAAATACAAATTAGGCAATACAGAAATCCATGCCCTAAAGGGAATTAACTTCAAATTGCGAAAAGGCGATTTTCGAGCTGTCTTAGGCCCATCTGGTTCCGGAAAAAGTACACTCTTACAATTGGTCGCCACTTTGGATAAACCTGATGATGGTAAAATATTTTTTGTGGACCAGGACTTGAGTTTGCTATCTGAAGATCAAAAAAGCGATCTTCGAAACCGTAACATTACGATGATTTTTCAAAGCTTTAATTTGATTCCTTCATTAACCGTTCAAGAAAATGTGTATCTTCCGTTAAGTGTCCGAAATGATCTTACCGAATCAGAAAAAAACCAACGTGTGCAAAGTGCCCTTAACGATGTCGGGTTGTCCGATTTTCTAAAAAACCAACCTGACCAGTTATCTGGTGGGCAGCGCCAACGTGTGGCTATCGCTCGTGCGCTGGTTCCAGGGCCCGAACTGATACTTGCTGACGAGCCAACCGCTAATCTAGATACGAAAACGGCTCATCAGATTATTGATTTGCTTTTGGATTTAAATCAAAAGCGCCAGGTTACATTTTTGTTTGCCACTCATGATGAAAAGTTGATTTCCCGAGTTCGAGATTTAACCTGGATCGAAGACGGACAACTGCGCGCTAATTAG
- a CDS encoding ABC transporter permease, with the protein MKVIWSLAIKNIFSYRKKSFAAILAIASGFISLNLFQSYIYDITLLFQSTYVERNMFGDVLIRKDQRYKTINSVEQNQVELFLQNQTQKIKAYSRQLYFTGTANSGQNQFFFMGVGYDIEKGQQLRALNWKRNALYGQSLLSGSSESEVNIGEGFSYQLGCVPGKKITVPIEKRGYHHNPTEFKCPFDRLQLATTTQSGQINALDVNVIGIQDGLFKEIDDRLVTTSLSLAQKLLDSTEISYYSVKLKDESQLAELRKQFDQQVRVQFPELVLDSWKTFDVGDFYQQSISFLNLFRNFFSIIVISIGMLSVMATFYRLIHERRKEIGILRSIGLKNSFILKLFLIESFLLSFSGIFIGFFVSIVIATIISQFSVPYSLGMLTQPIAFAMTMNPAVVGISAAITAAISMVFSLLPVYRVMKLKVVDILRESN; encoded by the coding sequence GTGAAAGTCATTTGGTCTTTAGCAATTAAAAATATCTTTAGCTATCGCAAAAAAAGTTTTGCAGCCATCTTAGCTATTGCAAGTGGATTTATTTCTTTGAACCTCTTTCAATCCTATATCTACGATATTACCCTATTATTTCAAAGTACGTATGTAGAACGTAATATGTTCGGCGATGTACTGATAAGAAAAGACCAGCGGTACAAAACAATAAATTCTGTCGAGCAAAATCAAGTCGAACTTTTTTTACAAAATCAGACTCAGAAAATTAAGGCGTATTCTAGGCAACTCTATTTCACAGGCACGGCTAATTCGGGACAGAATCAGTTTTTCTTCATGGGCGTTGGCTATGATATTGAAAAAGGTCAGCAACTAAGAGCTTTAAATTGGAAGCGAAATGCGCTTTATGGCCAATCGTTGCTAAGCGGCTCAAGTGAGTCCGAAGTGAATATCGGCGAAGGGTTTTCGTATCAACTGGGTTGCGTGCCGGGTAAAAAAATCACGGTTCCTATAGAAAAGCGTGGCTATCATCATAACCCGACAGAGTTTAAGTGCCCTTTCGACAGATTGCAGTTGGCCACGACCACGCAATCGGGACAGATTAACGCTCTTGATGTGAATGTGATTGGAATTCAGGATGGTTTGTTTAAAGAGATCGATGATCGTTTGGTTACAACCTCGCTTTCGTTGGCTCAAAAACTTTTGGACTCGACAGAGATATCGTATTACTCGGTTAAGTTGAAAGATGAAAGCCAATTGGCAGAACTTCGAAAACAGTTTGATCAGCAAGTAAGAGTTCAGTTTCCAGAACTTGTTTTGGATTCATGGAAAACGTTTGATGTTGGTGATTTTTATCAACAAAGCATCAGCTTTCTGAATTTGTTTAGAAATTTCTTTTCAATTATTGTTATAAGTATCGGGATGCTATCAGTGATGGCGACCTTCTACAGATTGATTCATGAAAGGCGAAAAGAAATCGGAATCTTACGCAGCATCGGATTAAAAAATTCATTTATTTTGAAACTGTTTTTAATCGAATCCTTTCTTCTTTCTTTTAGCGGTATTTTTATCGGCTTTTTTGTTTCTATTGTAATTGCCACTATTATCAGCCAGTTTTCGGTGCCGTATTCATTAGGGATGTTAACTCAACCGATAGCTTTTGCGATGACTATGAATCCCGCAGTTGTTGGCATTTCGGCAGCAATCACGGCAGCCATATCCATGGTGTTCAGCTTGCTTCCCGTCTATCGAGTGATGAAACTAAAAGTTGTAGATATTTTAAGAGAATCTAATTAG
- a CDS encoding FtsX-like permease family protein, whose product MKFVFLLSLRNLVLHWNRHILTMIGLITGMTGIILFGGYVLRMEGYLGTNSIFLRHVGHVSLLKKDAYLNYQQNPSKYSFDLTEQNAILEVLQSPSIKINRLIPVVATQAMLSSGCQNFPVWVQGIRSDDMNWIYSHTEVQKQIPELARMHSGQGYWNSNNVLAATTSPTLWGFLDKDPLDSITEDSRKTAEGILNCDDPATNGKLKHTNDLQLYSQDFYGGFGLVDTTVSGLKYSGFSLIDEVFYIAPLELVQNLVKSDNIYKWALYFEDTTNLSKKISELKESLKEKNIDNIDLIPYRDARVSALYVGNMTFVLIMFLFFLVLICGVVILTVFNSLQIAFLERKKDISIYKSIGFRNTIITQIFQVEYFLISLAACVISGFIGVWAAQWNNSMNFRFQLPGYSSTLQFRLEPSTAYIFFVFAFMILLIQLVSYFQIRRILQQQSTDLMRLDS is encoded by the coding sequence GTGAAATTTGTATTTCTTCTTTCCCTTAGAAATCTAGTTCTTCATTGGAATCGTCACATTCTAACCATGATCGGTTTAATCACGGGCATGACTGGAATTATTCTGTTTGGCGGCTATGTCTTAAGGATGGAAGGATATCTGGGAACTAACTCGATTTTTCTGCGCCATGTGGGCCATGTTAGTCTGTTAAAGAAAGACGCTTATTTGAATTACCAACAGAATCCATCGAAGTATTCTTTTGATTTGACCGAACAAAATGCCATTTTGGAAGTGTTGCAATCACCATCCATAAAAATTAATCGTTTGATTCCCGTAGTCGCAACACAAGCGATGCTCTCTAGCGGATGTCAAAATTTTCCAGTGTGGGTTCAAGGCATTAGGTCCGATGACATGAACTGGATATACAGCCATACTGAAGTGCAAAAACAAATTCCCGAGTTGGCTCGTATGCATTCTGGTCAAGGATATTGGAACTCCAACAACGTTCTGGCGGCCACAACGTCTCCGACATTATGGGGATTTTTAGATAAAGATCCCCTAGATTCCATAACTGAGGACTCTCGTAAAACAGCCGAAGGTATTTTAAATTGTGATGACCCTGCAACCAATGGAAAATTAAAGCATACAAATGATCTACAACTGTATTCTCAAGATTTCTATGGAGGATTTGGCCTGGTCGACACTACAGTTTCTGGCTTAAAATATTCTGGTTTTAGTTTAATTGATGAAGTGTTTTATATTGCTCCTCTAGAGTTAGTACAAAATCTAGTAAAGTCCGACAATATATACAAATGGGCACTGTATTTTGAAGATACAACTAATCTTTCAAAGAAGATCTCGGAGCTAAAGGAATCATTGAAAGAAAAGAATATAGATAATATCGACTTGATTCCCTATAGAGACGCCAGAGTCAGCGCATTATATGTAGGCAATATGACCTTCGTTTTAATTATGTTTTTATTTTTTCTAGTTCTTATATGTGGTGTGGTTATCTTGACGGTATTCAATTCGTTGCAAATTGCATTTCTGGAACGAAAAAAGGATATTTCCATATACAAATCGATTGGTTTTAGAAACACGATAATTACCCAAATTTTTCAGGTCGAATATTTTTTGATATCTTTAGCGGCATGTGTAATTTCTGGATTTATTGGGGTATGGGCGGCACAATGGAATAATTCTATGAACTTTCGCTTTCAATTACCGGGGTACTCGTCGACCTTACAATTTCGATTAGAACCATCCACCGCCTATATTTTCTTTGTATTTGCCTTCATGATTTTACTTATTCAACTCGTCAGCTACTTTCAGATTCGTCGAATATTACAGCAGCAATCAACTGATTTAATGAGGCTTGATTCGTGA
- a CDS encoding thioesterase — protein MSFGHLFTKTNKVISEHKLFFFHHAGGNVAHFLSLFNSLDISIEFHIINLPGRGMESKGNSYTDFNTLMQDIQTALVFKPNDKIYLLGHSMGSLFVYALVKYIEKELPGQLVSFGISGLKAPGLRFRKNKISHLPESEFLKSIELVQAIPEVVKKQPAVLSSIVETLRNDFKIIESFPASDDYFSNRSLGYLFGGHKDTLVSEDDLAEWFEKLNFHQGPTLFPGDHFFIFNHLKTLIQTLRK, from the coding sequence ATGTCATTTGGTCATTTGTTTACGAAGACAAATAAAGTAATCTCGGAACACAAGCTTTTCTTTTTCCATCATGCGGGTGGGAATGTCGCTCATTTTTTATCGTTGTTTAATTCTCTTGATATTTCAATTGAGTTTCACATTATTAATCTTCCGGGACGCGGCATGGAATCTAAAGGTAATTCCTATACCGATTTCAATACTCTTATGCAGGACATCCAGACGGCTTTGGTTTTCAAACCAAATGATAAAATTTATTTGTTAGGGCATAGTATGGGCTCACTGTTTGTTTATGCTCTGGTCAAATATATCGAAAAGGAATTGCCGGGTCAGTTAGTATCCTTTGGAATTTCAGGATTAAAAGCACCCGGATTGAGATTTCGCAAAAATAAAATTTCACATCTTCCCGAAAGTGAGTTTTTAAAATCTATTGAGTTGGTTCAAGCGATTCCAGAGGTCGTAAAGAAACAACCAGCCGTACTTTCTTCAATAGTTGAAACACTTAGAAATGATTTTAAAATTATTGAAAGTTTTCCTGCTAGTGATGACTACTTTTCAAATCGTTCTTTAGGTTATTTATTTGGCGGACATAAGGATACCTTAGTCAGCGAGGACGATTTGGCAGAATGGTTTGAAAAACTGAATTTTCATCAGGGACCCACGCTATTCCCTGGCGACCATTTTTTTATCTTTAATCATTTAAAAACTTTGATCCAAACTCTACGAAAATAG